ACGACGACCGGCGCCGCCACCGGCACTTCGTCATCCTCGTCGATGAGCTCCTCGAAGAATCGCTGGTATCCCGACCATGCGATGATCAACGCCACCAAGGACCAGCTGAAGTCGATGCCCGAGTTCAAGTACTCGGAGTAAACGGCGTCACTGACGTCTAGCTGACTGCCCAAGCGGCGCGCCCGGATCCGTCCGGGCGCGTTCGCGCGTCATGCTGCGGGGCGCAAGGTGGTCTGGCCGAGCGGCAGCTCGATGCGGGCGATCAGTCCGCTTGGCTTGCGATCGCGCAATGACAGCTCGCCGCCATGCGCCTGGACGATCGCCTTCGCGATCGAGAGGCCCAGGCCGAACCCGGTGGCCTCGTCCATGTTGCGGGCGTCGTCGCCGCGCACGAAGGGCTCCAGCATGTCGGGCTTGCGCGCATCGGCGATCCCGGGTCCATCATCCTCCACGTCGATCGTCAGGCACTTCCCCGACGCCACCAGTCTGATGACGGTTTCCTTGCCGTACTTCACGGCGTTCTCGACCAGGTTGGTGACCGAACGCATCAGGTCGTCGGGACGCACCGTCGCCATCGCGTGCGCCGGGCCGATATAGGTGACGCTGTGGCCGACATCGGCGAATTGGTCGGCGACGAGCTGCAGGATGCTCGCGATATCGACCAGCGTCATCGGCTCGAGCTTGCGGCCGTTGCGCAGGAATGACAGCACCGAGCCCAGCATCGCATGCATCTGATCGAGATCGGCCAGCATGCGATTGCGCTGCAGCTCGTCCTCGACGAACTCACAGCGCAGCCGCATGCGGGTCAGCGGTGTCCGCAGATCGTGGCTGATGGCCGCCAGCATCTTGGTCCGGTCGTTCATCAGCGCCGTGATGCGTTGGCGCATACGGTTCAGGGCGCGCGCCAGCGACCGGATCTCTTCCGGTCCGCGCTCGGGCAGGGCAGTGGCATCGCCATCGAGGCTGAAGCTCTCGGCAGCCTTGGCGAAGCTCGACAGCGGTGAGGTCAGCGCGCGGGCCGCCCACAGGCCGAGCAGTGTCGTGCTGATCAGCGCGAACATGATCGTCGTCAGCCATGGGGCGCCCCAGAACGGTGGCCGGTGCGGCCGGTCGGCCATTCGAGCCGAAACCATGTTGCCATCGGGCAGAGCGAAGATGACGGTGCGCGTCTGGGAGCCGGGCGGCGGCATGAAGACGCGATAGCCTGGGCCAAGGCCACGAAAGCCGCCTGGACCGTGAGGCCGTCCGTCGGCGAGCTCCGGAGGGGCCGGCCGTCGCTCGTCGCCACCGGTCCCGGCCTCGACGTCGGGGCCGGCCGGCTCGCGCCGGCGGCCGGAAGCACCCGGCAGAGGCCCCACGTGAGGCTTGAGCTCGAACTCAGGATAGGCGCGGGCAATGTCGGAGATCAGTCGAGGCCGTTCGGCAGCGGGTGCGCGTCCAAGAATGCGGATGGCGGTCGCGAGCTGAAGTGGCCCGACTTCGTTTTCGGGGTCGGGCTGCTCGGCGCGATAGATCAGGAACGTCGCCGTGATGATGGCATGGAGCGCCACGATCGAAATGGCGACCAGCGCCGTGATCTGGCCGCGGATTCCCTTGAGGTTGAGAAAGCCGAACGACATCATGACATCGCCATTCGATCGGGCCGGTCAATGGCTTTGCGGGCCAGTCACCACCTCGACGACGGGTGTGAACATGTAGCCGCCGGAGCGCACGGTCTTGATCATGGTGGCCTCCTGCGGGTCCGGCTCGATCTTGCGGCGGATGCGGCTGACCAGCACGTCGATCGAGCGCTCGAACGAGCCGGCGCTGCGGCCCTGCGTCAGGTCGAGCAGGCTGTCGCGCGACAGCACGCGGCCCGGCCGCTCGCAGAAGGTGCGGAGCAGATCGAACTCGGCGCTCGTCATCGCGACGCGTGCGCCTTCGGGATTGCGTAGTTCGCGCAGCCGGAAGTCGATCGTCCAGCCGAGGAAGCTCAGCGCCGTCGCGCCTTCGGTTGCGCTCGCCGTCATCGCGGCCGCCTGCCGGCGCAGCACCGCGTTGATGCGGGCGAGCAGCTCGCGCGGATTGAACGGCTTTGGCAGATAGTCGTCGGCGCCCATCTCCAGTCCGAGGATGCGGTCGACGTCCTCGCCGCGCGCGGTGAGCATGATGATCGGCACCTGCGATTCCGCGCGCAGCTTGCGGCACAAGGTCAGGCCGTCCTCGCCGGGCAGCATGACGTCGAGGATCAGGAGATCGACACGGTGGTCGCCCATGATGCGGGTCATCTCGCGGCCGTCGGTCGCGGTGGTCACGTTGCAGGCATTGTTGCGCAGATATTTCGCGATCAGCGTCCGCGTCTCGCGGTCGTCCTCGACGACAAGAATGTGTGGTTGTGTCTGGGCCATACCGACAAGTGACCTAGAATCGCGGCGTTTTGCGAAGAATT
This region of Bradyrhizobium sp. SZCCHNS1050 genomic DNA includes:
- a CDS encoding ATP-binding protein yields the protein MMSFGFLNLKGIRGQITALVAISIVALHAIITATFLIYRAEQPDPENEVGPLQLATAIRILGRAPAAERPRLISDIARAYPEFELKPHVGPLPGASGRRREPAGPDVEAGTGGDERRPAPPELADGRPHGPGGFRGLGPGYRVFMPPPGSQTRTVIFALPDGNMVSARMADRPHRPPFWGAPWLTTIMFALISTTLLGLWAARALTSPLSSFAKAAESFSLDGDATALPERGPEEIRSLARALNRMRQRITALMNDRTKMLAAISHDLRTPLTRMRLRCEFVEDELQRNRMLADLDQMHAMLGSVLSFLRNGRKLEPMTLVDIASILQLVADQFADVGHSVTYIGPAHAMATVRPDDLMRSVTNLVENAVKYGKETVIRLVASGKCLTIDVEDDGPGIADARKPDMLEPFVRGDDARNMDEATGFGLGLSIAKAIVQAHGGELSLRDRKPSGLIARIELPLGQTTLRPAA
- a CDS encoding response regulator; protein product: MAQTQPHILVVEDDRETRTLIAKYLRNNACNVTTATDGREMTRIMGDHRVDLLILDVMLPGEDGLTLCRKLRAESQVPIIMLTARGEDVDRILGLEMGADDYLPKPFNPRELLARINAVLRRQAAAMTASATEGATALSFLGWTIDFRLRELRNPEGARVAMTSAEFDLLRTFCERPGRVLSRDSLLDLTQGRSAGSFERSIDVLVSRIRRKIEPDPQEATMIKTVRSGGYMFTPVVEVVTGPQSH